A region of the Gigantopelta aegis isolate Gae_Host chromosome 11, Gae_host_genome, whole genome shotgun sequence genome:
aaaaaaaggaaaaaaaaagagaacatcCTTGCAAACACAATGCGATGCTGCTTAATGCTAGTGACAGACTGACAACTGCAACGACGAAGTTGGTCAACTCGACGGTCGAGTTAGAAGTTTCCCCAACTCCCAATTTACGACAGGGGCGCTTAGATTTAACAGCTAATCTGTTCTAGGTGTTATACACGACGTAaaaacgagttgtaagagcgctcggATTAGCGACTGAACAGTCGTAGGAGTCGCGAGAGTAGAAGGGTAGCCAACATtttcgtggcagttggtagtctgagcccaGCATAAGATAACTTACGAGAGCTTTGTGATTTAGAACCCTGGCTggagattttcgaagctatcttagcgctacgagtATCGAAATAAAACATCGTagactatgacgtcactacagcacccGCCGCAGTGACGTCATAatttacgatggttttacggtATCGTAACGCTATGatagtttctttaaaatatggTCCCGGGACTCAGTTTTCTTATCTTAAGATCTTGAGTGGTTTGTGTTTAGGAGCCGGGTAACAGCAGACTACCGCACATTACCGTTCTTGGTGAAGACGAGCAAAGAGTGTGCCACAAAAGCAGTAATCTATtataatgaaacaaatattaaatatatattacacagtTACGTACATCACAGAAAGTTTGATTACTGGGGCTGAATGGTCAAACTGGTGAAACTTAAACCACGTTTCTACTGCAGacacaaaatgcttaaaattAATCACGTCCAGATTTGCGAACTCGCAATTTGCGTCCTGCCGCTGACACAAAAGTTACATGTCCAGATTTGCGAATTCGCAACTTGCGGTCTGCCGCTGACACACAAATGATATGTCCAGATTGGCGAATTCGCAACTTGCGTTCTTCCGCTGACACATAAGTTATAAGTATAGATTTGCGAATTCGCAACTTGTGTCCTGCCGCTGACACAAAAGTGATATGTCCAGATTTGCGAATTCGCAATTTGTGTCCTGCCGCTGACACAAAAGTGATATGTCCAGATTTGCTAATTCGCAACTTGCGTTCTTCCGCGAATTCTCAACTTGGTTTCCACTGCCGATGCGAAGGTTAAATGTTCACATTGAGGTACTATCTGCTTCCTTTATAACCCCAAGTTGAATGTTGTAAATTGTCAGCTCCCTATAACTGTATTGGAGACACGAAAACTGAATGTTCATCTGTTCTGTAAAACTTATAACGATTCCTTCTGATGTCGACACGATCAATAAATGTTGACATTTCCTATCAGCTTCCGTCTTTCTGACAACGAAACTGTCCCCACCTTGTGCCCGTTTCGGACAGAGTGTACACTGATAATCTAGTAAACTGCCGACTTCTGTTGTTTTGCTGTCGGACAGCAATGTCGTGTAACTTTCGTGAACAGCTCACGCACGTTGCAGACAAGTTACTGATGATTTTAACAATGTGTGTcacttgttttatgtttttgggtgtgtgttttttaatttgtgtatttattagaAGTATGTCAACCATGTCAGTCTTTCTTTCAGGACCGCGTCTAGTCTTATGTGTTGGTAAGTAACAAAAGAATGTAATATAATGTCATAATTATGCATGTTTTCTCATGAACCGAAATCATTGGCTTATTTATGACGTCATCAACTGACGTCAATACTGCAATAGTATGCCAACATGGTAACTCATCTGTATGTGAcgtaaattaaattttgaaaaaaacaaaaacaccaacgGAAATTAAACAGTAGCAGTTGCTGACGGGCGTTCATTGTTCACGGAACGTAGAGGGTGTTTCTACTCATGAAAAGCGAAGCGAAATCATAGAGCAGTTTCGCGTATACGTGAATCCCAGAGACCCGCTCGGTGGTGTTGGTGCGCACTCTTCCGTCTAACCAGGGGAGGTAACTATACAGCGCATGAAGGCCTCTCATTGGCGCGAAAACAAAATGCGCCAAATCAGCGTCATTGATGTATGCGTAACACGATACAGCGATTCCGTCGACGACCACCGAACCATGGGCGGTCAGCGGCGCATAAACGCCAACCTCAGTCCTTGCCTTAATACCCGTCACTCTAGAAAGAGTTATTCGCCCATTCGTGACGTCGTCAGTGACGTCACTGTCTGCTAAGAGAAGATGGTGACCCTCTCGAACGTCCTCGGCGTATCTAACGCTCACGGAAAGGTCCGACGAATTACCGTCCGCCACGTAAATGAGGTGTTTGGGCGtcagagttacctcccttccGCTGTCGGTGGAGATGGTGTAAAACAGCGCCCTCTCGCGTTCGTTTCTATCGAGAAATGCAAAGATTTCGCTAAACACATGTTGGCCGGCCCCGTTGACGCTTAAGACCTCTTCTCCAACAAACAACTCGCCCATAGTCTTCACACCTGTCGGGGTCGCCACCGTCCCAGAGCTTGGGAAACATCCACCAATCTTTATTGCCACCGACGaatctgaaaaaagaaaagatgaaGAAGagaatgatgattaataaatgttacagtttgtttttattttacaacaccTCTAGGACACACTGGCTAAAATAGCATGCGTTTGGTGACTCTGAGTCATCTGACATGTTGACtaccttttttctttcattaccAGTATGAGTTCAGGACAGCGCGGCCTTGGATTCAGAGGCGCGTAAacctggttgggacgggaaaacacCCAATGGATCCCACCGAGGATGTCTAAGGAGAAAAGTACACAAGACCgattattttagtttataaGGCAGAAAAAAAGGCTCAATATATTTGGGAAGTGGATCCCCTCGAGTCCGTCTCTGCTACTGCTACCtcacccaaaccccccccccccccccccccccaccaccaccaccccccataTCAAGACGATGAGCAACATACgcttggatttttaaaaattcaatatttactttaaaaatatttgacacgaatttattattattgttattattattattattataatcataaaatgtatttttatgacATACTTTATTACTTTGTTGTTGAAATTAGTTAGACAAGAGGTAGAGGCAGCCATATGAATTTACTTTCTTAGAAACAATGAGAAATTAAACAgctttatgtttattataaaagctatttttatgacacacaatttaaaattattttgttgcagTTTGCTATACAAGAGGTAGATGAATGAAcatgaaaatacttttttttttaaagaaaaaaagaaagaaaaactctAGTCTTTAAAactttagtccgtcccattctTCTACAAAactgggggttttttggttaataattttagtttggtttgacgtaagaagaaaagtaaagtgttttgaaaacaaaatacccaAACTATTCTTGTAtccaatttacaaatcaatcggctcagaaataaataaataatactttaaaaaaaaggctTTCCCTGTTGGAAAGACTATCGAagacaatcggctcagaaataaatacaaatgtaacTTGTAGAAAagtccatagtatgaaaaaaggtcgTTCTctatgggacggactatacatgtagatataatcgggtggcaccaaccgatcaactttagACTATACAATCGGTTAGAAGTATAAGAATATAACAAAGACCTGAATTATACATCCATAAACTCTACACATGGATAGACTCTACACATGGATAGACTTTACCGTCATGACTATTTAAGCTCTCTGTtttatgggcgggacgtagcccagtggtaaagcgttcgattgatgcgcggtcggtctaggatcgatccccgccggtgggcccattgacctATTTCACGTTacagccagtgga
Encoded here:
- the LOC121385425 gene encoding sonic hedgehog protein A-like yields the protein MPSLVSWKSVQAVVISLLLLTTLSLECGPGRGSGRRRRPRKLTPLVFKQHVPNVSENTIGASGLPDGPIRRKDSKFKDLVVNRNSDIYFKDEEGTGADRIMSQRCKDKLNMLAVSVSNQWPGVKLRVVEAWDEDGTHSKDSLHYEGRAVDITTSDKDSSKYGMLARLAVEAGFDWVYYESRNHIHCSVKSDSSVAIKIGGCFPSSGTVATPTGVKTMGELFVGEEVLSVNGAGQHVFSEIFAFLDRNERERALFYTISTDSGREVTLTPKHLIYVADGNSSDLSVSVRYAEDVREGHHLLLADSDVTDDVTNGRITLSRVTGIKARTEVGVYAPLTAHGSVVVDGIAVSCYAYINDADLAHFVFAPMRGLHALYSYLPWLDGRVRTNTTERVSGIHVYAKLLYDFASLFMSRNTLYVP